The genome window GGCAACCCGTTTCTTGGGCAGATTCCGCAACTGCTGACGCCAGCCAGCAAACGAGAAATCCTTGTGCGTATGCTGCGCAATCTGAAAGGCGTCTACTTACAGCGGCAAGATTTCGCGCGCGCCATTCAAGCCATCGACCGCATTCTCCTCATCGACCCCACGGTCGCTACCGAAATCCGCGACCGCGGCGCAATCCATCAACGGCAGGGTCATATCCAAGCCGCTACCCGCGATTTCCGCCAGTATTTGCAACTCGCCCCCAAAGCAGAAGACGCGGCCGCCGTGCGTAATCTCCTCGTGCGCATGACCGCGCAAATGAACTAGCCAATCAATCTAGCGACTGTTTATGGCGCTCATTCGTGTCTCCGCTGGCGTGCTGACGAAGGGTTCGCAAGTTTTGCTCTGCCAGCGGCGAGCGGAAGACCTGCATCCCCATAAGTGGGAATTCCCCGGAGGAAAAGCCCAAGACGGGGAAGACGAAGCGACCTGCTTACGACGAGAGCTGCACGAAGAGCTGGGCATCGACGCCACCGTGGGCGCGACGCTCCACGTCACTACGCATACCTATCCCAACGGACGCGGTGTAGCGCTACATTTTTTCCACGTGCCTTCGTTCCGTGGAGCGCTCGTCAACACACAGTTCCAGGCAGTAGTGTGGACAGAACTCGCCGACCTACCCTCTTATGATCTTCTCGAAGGCGATGTGGAATTTGTCGCCGCGCTCGCCAGCGGCAAGTGGAGCCAGATCTTGCAAAGTGCGTAGAAGCGTAACGCGGAGGCATCGTCATTCCCGCGCAGGCGGGAATCTAGGATTTTTGCCTGGATTCCGGGCGAGCCTTGCGAGACCCGGAATGACGAACGTCGGTGCACTCAGAGTCCACAACCGCGTCAAGCAATCGCCTCACACCGTCACCGGCGCTCCATCAAACTTCGTAAAGCTGAACCCAGCGAAACGTTCCGGGCACGTCGCCCGCAAATCGCGCAGGATTCCGACCGCTACCGCTTCCCCTAGCTTGAGACCTTCGATGCTATCCGAGCGCCAATGCACTCCAGCGACATCGCGCCCCAAGGCGATATTCGCTGCCAGCTTGTTGAGTTCTCCCCCAACCGTCAGCGCCGCGTCAACCCGCAGCTGATACGCCTGCTGGCGGCGGTCGTGGTCGCCCTCTGGACTCATCTCCACCACGTCAGCGGCAGGAACAAGCGCGCTTGCCAGCGAAGGCAATCCGACTGCGCCCAGCGTGACAGCAGTCGCACTGCCTAACTGTTCAAGGAAAGTGCGGCGGGTCAGTTTCCTTGACATGCTTCCCCCCTTCCCACACTATGGGAGCGACAATTGAACTCACAGTTGTCGCTCGGATTGGCCCGCATTGAGGAGGAAACGACATGTCTACCGTGGAACAGGAGTTGGGAGAGCTGAAAGGCCGCGTGGAGCGTCTGGAAACGACCGTGCGCCAGTTGGCGGGCGTGACATTGCCTGACGTCTCGCCAGAACCGGCCCCACTGGCCGACCCGGTTCAACTTCTGACCTGGCTCAAAAACGAAGGTTTGGTCCGTGAGCCCACCGCCGAAGAATGTCGTCTGGCCGCCGAGTGGGACGTCCTGCCGGAGGAACAGAAGCAGGAGCACCGGCACTTCATGCGCCACTTGCTGCTCGATCCTCCCCTGAGTCAGATTATTAACGAGAACCGGCGCTAACGGCTTATGGCTCTGTACTACTTCGACACCAGCGCTTTGGTCAAATACTACGTCACAGAACCGGGCAGCACGTGGGTGCGCCGGTTGCTCGACGAGCGAGACGCGGGAACCGGTCATTTCCAGCATGTCATCCTCATCGCGGAAATCACGCGCGTCGAGGTCGCGGCGGGACTTGCCGTTATCGAGAGGGCAGGTCGGATCAGGCGGTCGGAGCGCGACCGGGCCTATACGCATTTTCTTTCTCAGCTTATTCATCGTTATGCCGTTATCCCGCTCACCACCGACGATCTTGAAGCAGCGGCAAATCTGACCCAACGTCGTCCCCTCAGAGCCTACGATGCCGTACAACTAGCGACAGCACTGCGCTATCGTCGCCTCTTAGCTGCTTATCCTCTTGTCTTTGTTTGTGGTGACAACACCCTCATGACCGCCGCTCAGGCCGAAGGACTTTCCACCGTCAATCCATTCGACCACATCGCTCCTGAAGACCAATAGCCCAAACTCACCCGCCTTCATCATTCCTCGTTTTTTCAGGGACCACCCGACTGTCCGACTGAAAGACCGATTGACTGATCGACCGATTTCCCCCTTCCGTCTCACGTCATCCGTCTTCCCTTCAGCCTGTCTCCCCGTTTTCCCATAAGCTATAGAGTGAGCGCAGCGAACGAGCCATCTGCCATAGAGCGAACCGAGTGAGCGGGCTATTCGCCCGTCTCCTATTTTCCCTGTAGCCTCAAGCCTTCAGCCTTCTTCACTTTCTCCATTCATCATTTTGGAAAGACTGTTTAACTGATCGACTGATTTCCACCTTCCATCTTCCGCTCTGTCTCTGTCTCCCTTCTCTATCTTTGTCTTCCCCATTCATCATTCTGTGGTGGACAAGTCGTCAGGGACACTCAACGACACCAATTTTCGCATGGCTCAAATCCACGCTCGGCAAGCGTCTCCGAGCACCGCAGGGTCATTCTCCATTTTCACTTAATGATCAAATCATCAATGTATATTTCACTCCGATTAGTAATATCACCTACACGGAGATCGATAACAGTTACCACCTTGTTAACTGTCCACATTCCCAGCGTGGGCACGCTGTCCGGTTGCCTGTCATTATAGGGTAATCTCCCGAACGTCCCCCCCGCAAGGGTGACACCATCAATAACAATCCGTCCCCCAGACCCCCAATTCTCAAAAAGCTCCATATATTTGAAAGAAATAGTAGAGACAAATGTCGGTTCGCCCAAAGTGATTTTCAAGGTGCTCACATAGTTATCGAAACAACTCGCTCCACAACTAGATCGCCCGAAGCCGAACGCTTTCGTACTGCCAAGAGCCGTGACATTCTTTATGCCAGCACCCTGACTGGAGCCAGGGAATAACGGCACGTTGACAGTCTGAATAGAGATCATCGAGTCGAGAATTCCATCTTCGAAATCCTCCGTCAGAATTTGAGTTACCGTAATCACGCCAACGTCCGTGGTGCCGCCCAACACCGGAGGAACACTCTGAGATCTCCCCTTCAATGTCGTCCTGCTGACCATGAAAGAAGCTTCGCAGGAGATCGCGCCTCGAATCGTTGGCAGACCCGTAATCGAGAAAGCCCCAGCGGAATCAGAGAGGCTCGAGACGCCAAGGCACGTCACGGTCGCTCCCTCTACAGGATTCCCATCCTTGTCCACCACACTGCCAATTGCCGTGGTCAAAGGATCGGGAATCACGTTGACCGTTACATCCTCCGCCGTTCCTTCGTTGCCGCCCAAGTCACCGGCGGTCGCACCGAAGGTAAGCGAGGATATCCCTTCCGGAACAGTGAAGTTAAATTGGTACGGAGCGGAGGTGTCGGTGGCTATAACATTTCCGTTGACTAGCAGACTGACTGCGACCACGGCGATATCGTCCGAGGCTTCGGCGGTAATCGGCAAGGAAGAACCCTCAATGACCGTTTCTCCTGGGGCAGGTGAAGCGATGCGCACCGTCGGCGGATGCCCGCCATCGTCTTCTTGCGCCAAATACTGACCGATCAATAGGCGATTCCCCCCAGTCGTCAAATACACAAACGCACTATCAGCGGCGATACCAGTGCCAACGTCGGAGCTAAAGGCGCTAAAGTTCAGGAGGGCACGGGGCTGAGGAGCCGGAGGGGTACTAACGTCGATAATCGGAACGTTTGTTGGACGGAAGGTGGCTGCCCCAAGGACAAACCGACCAGTCAAGGCAAGATCATTCAGTAAGCCTCCTGTACTTGCAGGAGTTGAAGCCCGCACGACTGGAATACGGGGATCGCTCAGGTCTACCACAGTCAGGCTGCTGGCAAGATCTGCCACGAAGGCAAAGGCGTCTCGCACGACGACATCAGCAGCAGTGCCGGTATCGACACTACCGATAATGGTCGGATGAGCGACATCGGTAATGTCTATGACCTGGATGCCAGTTGCGCCATCGGCCACCACTGCTAGATTCCGTTGTGGATCAACATCCACTCCGCTGGCCGTCCCTGCCGTATCCACGAACCCCAGCACACTCGGAGCGGCAGGATTCGTCACATCGATAATCCGCAAACCGCTGGCCCCATCGGCCACGAACGCGCGGGAACCATTCACTACCACGTCCTGAGCGTCGCCCGGCGTATCGAGCACGCCACGCGAAACCGGAGCATTGGGATTCGTCACGTCGATAATCCGTAAGCCCGAGGCACCATCGGCAACATACGCGAGGTTGCCAATAACTTGCACGTCTTGAGCGTTCCCAGGGGTATCAAGCGATCCGGCAATAACCGGAGCACTCCGATCCGCTACATTGACGATTTGCAGCCCAGCCGCCCCAGCCGCAACATAGGCAAAGTCACCGCTCACCTCGACATTATTCGTCGTGCCCGGAATGTTGAGAGAGGCCAGCGTTGTTGGTGCGAAGGTCGTCACCGTGCCGTTCGCCATGGCAGAAAGGCCGCTGTTGCTGGCTGTGATCGGGCACGTTCCATCCGCCCCGGCAAAAACCCGCCCGCCCTCAGTGCCGAAGTTGCACGTAGTCAGGTTACTGGACGTGTAGTTGGTCCCCTGGGCGATAGGGGTCAAGTTGACAGTGCCGCAATTGTTGGCGAGGGTACCCGTGACGGCAAGCTGCCAGTAGGCTTCGGATAGGAGGATGGTGTTGGCATTGATGGTGAAGACCGGAGGAGCCACGGTGATCGAGATCAGCTTGCGACCACGGTCAGTGGCATTTTTCGGGTCGCTGCCACACTGCACTTCTCTCCCATCGTTCGTGCCGTCTCCGTCAGTGTCAACTAGCAATGGATTCGTACCAAACTGCCTTACCTCAGCGCCGTCAGAGAGACCGTCGCCGTCAGTATCTGTGAGATTCAGATTCGTGCCGTAGTCAATGAGTTCTTGCTTGTTGGTCAGACCGTCGCCATCGGAATCGCCGCCAGCTAAGATGACTTGAAGACGTAACAATCCTAGAGCACCTTCGTGCAGGGCGGAAATAATCACCGTACCGCTAGCGACGGCAGTGACAAGGCCATCAGGAGAAATCGTGGCCACGGCGGGGTTGCTGATGACATAGTTCGTGCCGGTGCTGCCGGCGGAGACATCCTGCGTGCTGCCGTCGGGAAAGCGGGCAGTGACTGTCACCTGCACGGTTTCCCCGGCAGTCGTGAGAGTGGTTCTTGGCGCGGACAGCGAGAGCGAGGAAGGAATGGGGGTCACGGCATCAAGTTGAATACGTGGAACATTGGCCGAACCATTGGCAGGAATAGAGAACAAAGCGGACTCCCCCGAACGGGTCATGCCGTTCTCCACACACGTCGCCCGTGCTCGCACTTGGCCAAAGTTGGCGGGAATGTTGGGCAGCACCCAGGTGCCATCCGGCTTCACCTGCACTGTGCGGTTGAGGACAGCGACAGTGCAGTGCTCGTCGAGCTGGGCGTGCGCCGTCGTTGCCAGGGACAAGACGAGGAGAAGCGTGAATAACGAGTGAATAAGGTGGCGGTACGTCGGCATCACACAGGTTTCCTTTGGTAACTACCCATGAAGAGCGTGCCCAAAGATAAAAATCCCCTCGCCAGCCGCGTCGCGTCTGTCGGCCCCCTTTGGCAAAGGGGGCGGCGAAGGCGCAGCCGAGCAGGGGATTTTCTCCAGCACGGCGAAATGGCAACGGGTATCATCGTGATTCTCTTATCAAGCAGCAGTTTTGTCCTTGCTCAGGTGCCAGGAACGGGCTATTCTCGGCCCAACGGCTCCCTTTGGACATTTGAACGCTGAGGCCAATATCTATGAGTCTGGAAACTGAAGTCACCTATCAGTATCTGGAACCACGCCCACACCCGTGGCGGCGAATCCTCTGGATCACTGGCCGTAACATGCACGTCTGGCACTTGGTGGCCACGATGCTCCGTGAGGGCGAGACGCCGGAAGAAACAGCTAGGAATTTCGG of Deltaproteobacteria bacterium contains these proteins:
- a CDS encoding Ig-like domain-containing protein, encoding MMPTYRHLIHSLFTLLLVLSLATTAHAQLDEHCTVAVLNRTVQVKPDGTWVLPNIPANFGQVRARATCVENGMTRSGESALFSIPANGSANVPRIQLDAVTPIPSSLSLSAPRTTLTTAGETVQVTVTARFPDGSTQDVSAGSTGTNYVISNPAVATISPDGLVTAVASGTVIISALHEGALGLLRLQVILAGGDSDGDGLTNKQELIDYGTNLNLTDTDGDGLSDGAEVRQFGTNPLLVDTDGDGTNDGREVQCGSDPKNATDRGRKLISITVAPPVFTINANTILLSEAYWQLAVTGTLANNCGTVNLTPIAQGTNYTSSNLTTCNFGTEGGRVFAGADGTCPITASNSGLSAMANGTVTTFAPTTLASLNIPGTTNNVEVSGDFAYVAAGAAGLQIVNVADRSAPVIAGSLDTPGNAQDVQVIGNLAYVADGASGLRIIDVTNPNAPVSRGVLDTPGDAQDVVVNGSRAFVADGASGLRIIDVTNPAAPSVLGFVDTAGTASGVDVDPQRNLAVVADGATGIQVIDITDVAHPTIIGSVDTGTAADVVVRDAFAFVADLASSLTVVDLSDPRIPVVRASTPASTGGLLNDLALTGRFVLGAATFRPTNVPIIDVSTPPAPQPRALLNFSAFSSDVGTGIAADSAFVYLTTGGNRLLIGQYLAQEDDGGHPPTVRIASPAPGETVIEGSSLPITAEASDDIAVVAVSLLVNGNVIATDTSAPYQFNFTVPEGISSLTFGATAGDLGGNEGTAEDVTVNVIPDPLTTAIGSVVDKDGNPVEGATVTCLGVSSLSDSAGAFSITGLPTIRGAISCEASFMVSRTTLKGRSQSVPPVLGGTTDVGVITVTQILTEDFEDGILDSMISIQTVNVPLFPGSSQGAGIKNVTALGSTKAFGFGRSSCGASCFDNYVSTLKITLGEPTFVSTISFKYMELFENWGSGGRIVIDGVTLAGGTFGRLPYNDRQPDSVPTLGMWTVNKVVTVIDLRVGDITNRSEIYIDDLIIK
- a CDS encoding (deoxy)nucleoside triphosphate pyrophosphohydrolase translates to MALIRVSAGVLTKGSQVLLCQRRAEDLHPHKWEFPGGKAQDGEDEATCLRRELHEELGIDATVGATLHVTTHTYPNGRGVALHFFHVPSFRGALVNTQFQAVVWTELADLPSYDLLEGDVEFVAALASGKWSQILQSA
- a CDS encoding type II toxin-antitoxin system VapC family toxin gives rise to the protein MALYYFDTSALVKYYVTEPGSTWVRRLLDERDAGTGHFQHVILIAEITRVEVAAGLAVIERAGRIRRSERDRAYTHFLSQLIHRYAVIPLTTDDLEAAANLTQRRPLRAYDAVQLATALRYRRLLAAYPLVFVCGDNTLMTAAQAEGLSTVNPFDHIAPEDQ
- a CDS encoding DUF433 domain-containing protein, which codes for MSLETEVTYQYLEPRPHPWRRILWITGRNMHVWHLVATMLREGETPEETARNFGLPVQAVREALDYYRRNKALVDAETAEEGRRLHATRR